The following are encoded together in the Variovorax sp. PBS-H4 genome:
- a CDS encoding dipeptide/oligopeptide/nickel ABC transporter permease/ATP-binding protein: MNTTAVPAQTLSAMATPAAAANDESSGRARLAPRLKVLARPFVLLPAAWLLLLLVCAVAAPLVAPHDPFHPDLKHRLEAPNPIYWLGTDDLGRDTLSRLVFGARTALLASFESVAIGAVLGIGIGLAAGYLGGWLDRIAMRFADVMQSIPAVLLALALIGVFGKGLANAMLAVGLIFSVSFMRITRAVVLAERERLYVDAARVLGLGPVSIMLRQILPNVAGPLVVQASISLGTALLIEAMLSFLGVGADSAQVSWGAMLETARQFQSEQPFLPVLPGVAITLTVLSFNLLGDALRDGLLPGGARVARRAAAAPMAAQPGPVPAAAEPLPPDTLLRLSHLSVRLQGPQGDAELLSDVSLHLRRGEVLGLVGESGCGKSITAAAIIGLLPPAARVAAGSVRLGDTELVGMDEALAREIRGRRIGMVFQDAGAALSPVHTIGRQLADAVRAHRRLDARQARARAIELLEMVGVPDAHRRLDDYPHQFSGGMAQRVVIAGALACEPELLIADEPTTALDVTIQAQVLDLLMDLRKRLGMSILLITHDLGVVADACDRVAVMYAGQMVETGPVRDVLARPRHPYTAALLAAMPKGGAGGATLATIPGRVPPAWAWPQGCRFHPRCPRAIDACTAAPVALDHGVRCLRIEASAPQRKEEKVLP; encoded by the coding sequence TTGAACACCACCGCCGTACCCGCCCAGACGCTGTCCGCCATGGCCACGCCCGCTGCCGCCGCCAATGATGAATCCTCCGGCCGCGCGCGCCTCGCACCGCGGCTGAAGGTCTTGGCACGACCCTTCGTGCTGCTGCCCGCCGCCTGGCTGCTGTTGCTGCTGGTGTGCGCGGTGGCAGCGCCGCTCGTGGCGCCGCACGACCCGTTCCATCCCGACCTCAAGCACCGGCTGGAAGCACCCAATCCGATCTACTGGTTGGGCACCGACGACCTCGGCCGCGACACGCTCTCGCGCCTGGTCTTCGGCGCCCGCACGGCGCTGCTGGCCTCCTTCGAGAGCGTGGCGATCGGTGCGGTGCTGGGCATCGGCATCGGCCTCGCCGCCGGCTATCTCGGCGGCTGGCTGGACCGTATCGCGATGCGGTTCGCAGACGTGATGCAGTCCATCCCGGCGGTGCTGCTGGCGCTGGCGCTGATCGGCGTATTCGGAAAGGGCCTGGCCAACGCGATGCTCGCGGTGGGGCTGATCTTCTCGGTCAGCTTCATGCGCATCACGCGCGCGGTGGTGCTGGCCGAGCGTGAGCGGCTGTACGTGGATGCGGCGCGCGTGCTGGGGCTCGGGCCGGTCTCGATCATGCTGCGGCAGATCCTGCCGAACGTGGCGGGGCCGCTGGTGGTGCAGGCCTCCATCTCGCTCGGCACGGCGCTGCTGATCGAAGCCATGCTGAGCTTCCTCGGCGTGGGGGCCGACAGCGCCCAGGTGAGCTGGGGCGCGATGCTGGAGACCGCGCGCCAATTCCAGAGCGAGCAGCCCTTCCTGCCGGTGCTGCCAGGCGTGGCGATCACGCTGACGGTGCTGTCCTTCAACCTGCTCGGCGATGCCCTTCGCGATGGCCTGCTGCCAGGCGGGGCGCGCGTGGCGCGGCGTGCCGCGGCAGCACCGATGGCGGCGCAGCCCGGCCCCGTGCCCGCTGCTGCCGAGCCGCTGCCGCCCGATACCCTGCTGCGCCTGAGCCACCTGAGCGTGCGCCTCCAGGGCCCGCAGGGCGACGCCGAACTGCTCAGCGACGTGTCGCTGCACCTGCGCCGCGGCGAGGTGCTGGGGCTGGTGGGCGAGTCGGGCTGCGGCAAGTCGATCACCGCCGCCGCGATCATCGGCCTGCTGCCACCGGCCGCTCGCGTGGCGGCGGGGTCGGTTCGCCTGGGCGACACCGAACTGGTCGGCATGGACGAGGCACTGGCACGCGAGATCCGCGGGCGCCGCATCGGCATGGTGTTCCAGGACGCGGGAGCGGCGCTGTCGCCGGTCCACACCATCGGGCGGCAACTCGCCGATGCCGTGCGGGCCCACAGACGGCTCGATGCACGGCAGGCGCGCGCACGTGCCATCGAATTGCTGGAGATGGTAGGCGTGCCGGACGCACACCGGCGGCTGGACGACTATCCGCACCAGTTCTCCGGCGGCATGGCGCAGCGCGTGGTGATCGCCGGGGCACTGGCCTGCGAGCCGGAGCTCCTGATCGCCGACGAGCCGACCACCGCGCTCGACGTGACCATCCAGGCGCAGGTGCTGGACCTGCTGATGGACTTGCGAAAGCGCCTGGGCATGTCGATCTTGCTGATCACCCACGACCTCGGGGTGGTCGCCGATGCCTGCGACCGCGTGGCAGTGATGTACGCGGGCCAGATGGTCGAGACCGGCCCGGTGCGGGACGTGCTCGCGCGCCCTCGCCATCCCTACACGGCCGCGCTGCTCGCGGCAATGCCCAAGGGCGGCGCCGGCGGCGCCACGCTGGCCACCATTCCCGGGCGCGTACCGCCGGCTTGGGCCTGGCCGCAGGGCTGCCGCTTCCATCCGCGCTGCCCCCGCGCCATCGACGCTTGCACCGCCGCGCCGGTGGCGCTGGACCATGGGGTGCGATGCCTGCGCATCGAGGCGTCCGCGCCGCAGCGGAAAGAAGAGAAGGTGCTGCCATGA